A single region of the Amphiura filiformis chromosome 7, Afil_fr2py, whole genome shotgun sequence genome encodes:
- the LOC140156458 gene encoding histamine H4 receptor-like — MDYETTKSVYLWRGYASPPAEITIQIFLWILAALTVLGNILVLIVFVRDGHLRARISNLFILNLALADLLVGCISIPFYNLYRETGLWRYGEGICKFWMVMDFSECYISVYAIVLISYDRYVLITKGMEYDKVQTFRKFVAFSSLTWAANIVRYFVAFVMYDIFVETDVDYSNYCDSSVLYKSTFIIYDMITSNLIPVALIIFFNTKVYMDIKRRSRGMRRSQVAPEMSTATESVNQDDSGHSNISSNRRQGTTDIRKHRRAAVTLALIVGVSTICWIPYFTVIFLSVSFGVYTSARVQIIAAYIFYSNSAIDPLLYVATNPRIRGGIAKLFGLRKRSP; from the coding sequence ATGGATTATGAAACAACAAAGAGTGTCTATCTATGGCGTGGCTACGCCTCACCGCCAGCTGAAATCACAATCCAGATATTCCTTTGGATCCTTGCAGCGCTTACAGTTCTGGGTAACATTCTTGTCCTTATTGTGTTTGTACGCGATGGACATCTTCGCGCTAGGATCTCAAACCTTTTTATACTGAATCTGGCTCTAGCAGATTTGCTGGTTGGGTGCATATCGATACCATTCTACAACCTGTACAGAGAAACTGGATTATGGCGCTATGGAGAAGGCATTTGTAAGTTCTGGATGGTGATGGATTTTAGCGAATGTTATATCTCTGTTTACGCCATTGTCCTCATAAGTTACGACAGATATGTGTTAATTACAAAAGGTATGGAATATGACAAAGTACAAACTTTTCGGAAATTTGTCGCATTTTCTTCTCTTACTTGGGCTGCGAACATCGTACGTTACTTTGTAGCTTTTGTTATGTATGATATATTTGTGGAAACTGATGTAGACTACAGCAATTACTGTGATAGTTCTGTCTTATACAAATCAACTTTTATTATCTATGATATGATAACTTCAAATTTGATTCCTGTTGCTTTGATTATATTTTTCAACACAAAAGTGTACATGGATATTAAGCGACGATCACGTGGCATGCGACGGAGTCAAGTGGCACCAGAGATGAGTACCGCGACTGAAAGCGTTAATCAGGATGATTCTGGACACAGTAACATCTCATCCAATCGGCGGCAGGGAACAACCGACATTAGGAAGCATCGGCGTGCTGCAGTAACACTCGCCTTAATCGTTGGCGTCTCAACCATATGTTGGATTCCGTATTTTACCGTGATATTTCTATCCGTGTCGTTTGGCGTATATACATCAGCGAGAGTGCAGATTATTGCTGCATATATTTTCTACAGTAATTCAGCCATAGATCCACTACTGTATGTAGCAACCAATCCTCGAATAAGAGGGGGAATAGCGAAACTGTTTGGGCTACGAAAACGGTCGCCCTAA
- the LOC140156659 gene encoding heparan sulfate glucosamine 3-O-sulfotransferase 1-like: MGKLSNMLSRDMLKGSNPMRNRCEIVLSRFNYLWMKVGIVVTCTMIILIALDWFFKCSNVIITSRIDINNLITSMRFNATTFDVIERNSTCYLDDDPFSIRVLPKEYLNERGCEKRLPSAIIIGGNNCRTNDLTFYLRHHPHIVFPKSTSIEYFDKFFDLPLSWYRNQMPFSLQNQITMESTSSYLTSSKAPFRVHDALLSSNLKFIVVACDPVIRALRDFKQQQEEEINWLNATLAEKLFPFHETFMSCIFKPNGELQTQCPLLFHGNYLQHLLKWMQYFSSQNFIVVNEEDVIFKPFRVLQKIEHFIGIPNYFQFDDFKFDLNVGSYCLKTNNRCISSSKDEELPKLSPDITRKLRQYFLNSDKVIQNIFDVRLPWLKNETVP; this comes from the exons ATG GGTAAACTTTCAAACATGCTGAGCAGAGACATGCTGAAGGGATCTAATCCGATGAGAAATCGCTGTGAAATTGTACTGTCACGTTTTAATTACCTCTGGATGAAAGTGGGCATTGTAGTTACATGCACAATGATTATTTTAATTGCATTGGATTGGTTTTTCAAATGCTCAAACGTTATTATTACATCAAGAATTGATATAAATAATTTAATTACATCAATGAGATTTAATGCGACAACCTTTGATGTGATAGAAAGGAATTCCACGTGTTATTTGGACGATGATCCCTTCTCAATTCGTGTATTACCTAAAGAATATCTTAATGAACGAGGCTGTGAAAAACGATTACCATCCGCCATCATTATCGGAGGAAACAATTGCAGAACAAACGACCTGACGTTTTATCTACGACACCATCCACACATAGTGTTTCCAAAGTCAACCAGCATTGAATACTTTGATAAATTCTTTGATTTACCGTTATCATGGTATCGTAATCAAATGCCATTTTCGCTTCAAAACCAGATAACAATGGAAAGTACATCGTCGTATCTAACAAGCTCTAAAGCTCCATTCAGAGTGCACGATGCACTGTTATCTTCGAATTTGAAATTTATTGTTGTAGCGTGTGATCCGGTAATCAGAGCTCTTAGGGACTTTAAGCAACAGCAAGAGGAAGAGATTAATTGGCTCAATGCAACTTTAGCAGAAAAGCTGTTTCCTTTCCATGAAACCTTCATGTCTTGCATATTCAAACCAAATGGTGAACTCCAAACACAATGTCCGTTGTTATTTCACGGAAATTATTTACAGCATCTCTTAAAATGGATGCAATATTTCTCTTCTCAAAACTTCATCGTCGTAAATGAAGAAGATGTTATTTTCAAACCATTTCGTGTGCTACAAAAGATTGAACATTTCATAGGAATTCCAAATTATTTCCAATTTGATGATTTTAAGTTTGATCTTAATGTTGGAAGTTACTGCCTCAAAACAAACAATAGATGTATTTCATCCAGTAAAGATGAAGAACTTCCTAAATTATCACCAGATATTACTAGGAAACTGCGGCAATATTTTTTGAATTCTGATAAAgtgattcaaaatatttttgatgtccGACTTCCATGGCTTAAGAATGAGACAGTTCCATAA